In Candidatus Nealsonbacteria bacterium, the genomic stretch ACTATTTTTTCTTTTTTCGCTTTTAATCTGGCGAATAATAAAAATTGCTGTTCAATCAGAAACCAATTTCTCCCGGTTATTCGCTTTGGGCTTGGCAACTGTTTTGGTCTCTCAAATTTTTATTCATATCGGAACAAACCTTGGCATTTTACCAGTAATTGGAATTTCTTTACCATTGGTCGGCTACGGCGGCTCCGGCTTAATTACGATTTTTTTGGCTTTAGGAATTTTAGAAAGTATGAGAAAGAACTAAAGGTTAACGACGGTTAACGAACGGCTATATTTCAGTCAAAGTTTGTCCTTATTGAAAGCGATGAGGCGAAACCACTGGGAACTAGGGGAATTAGGGACTTATTTTCCCTATTTTTCCCTTTCTTCCTATTGTTTCTTCTTATTGGAAATGGAAAAGTGTAGATATTGGACATCACGCTTGGAAATTCAAAAGAGGTCTGACAACGTCAAACTTTTACAGACAGGCATTATTCCTGAGCCCTTATTGTTTGAAGAATAGGGCTATCTTCGGTCAAATTCGCCCACCATAAAATTTTCTCTTTTGAAAGACGGATGGCGTTTTCCGGTCTGAAAAAGAAAGTGTTAAAGGGAATTAATTGGGGGGCAGGCGCCTCTTCTTCTGTCGCCGGAACCTGCTGAATAACATAAACATTTCTCAAAAGACAGCAGGGAAAAGTTCTTAGTCGTCCGTAAAAAACATCGCCATTAATTAATTGAACCACCTGCCATTTTGGGGCTGAAAAAGGAAAAACCTTTTTAGCAAAGGCAAAAGCCAGATAAGAGGAAAGAAAAACTAAAAGAGCTATTGCCAAAAGAAATAAAAACCGCTTGCCGACTTTTAATTTATTTAGTTTTAATTCTTCCATTTTTTTTACCCCGTTAAATGCCGCTTTACGACAACCCCGCCCTTTTCGCAAAAAGGGCTGGGTTATTTAACAGGATGAATTAATTTTTATTAATCAAGCCGACCTTTTATGGTTTTTACATATTAGATTAGATGTAGATTTAGATGTGTTGTCCGACATCTACATTAATCTACATTACATAAAGACTTGAAATAAATGCCATGGCATTTATTTCGAGTACATTCTTAATCTACATTCTTACACATCTACATTTTTACACATCTACATTTTTACACATCTACATTCTTATTTACAGCTTAAATTATACTAAAAAAGATAAATTATGGAAAGGCGACTTCAACAACCGCTCGGCTTTTCTAAATTCGTATTTTTGATATAATTATTAAATGAAAACATCAACAACTAAAAAAATAAGAACGATTCCCTCAAGTTTTCAAGGTATTTTGTGGTCAGTTAATGTTAAAAATTTGGACTTGGAAAAAGATAAAGTTTATATTATCCATCAGGTTTTGAGCTACGGCACATTGGAGCAAATCCGCTGGCTGTTTGAAGTTTATTCTAAAAGAGAGATTAAAAGAGTTTTTGAGGCCTCTCCGATGAAGGTCTATAATTTTCCAACTTTTAATTTTATTAAGAATATAGTTTTGGGTCTCAAAGAAAAACCATTTTCCTCAAAAGATTATGTCAGTTCTATTTATTAACGAAGTTTTAACCCCGACCCAGAAAGCAGTTTTTGCCAAACTGCTTCCCTTTAAACAAATTGGAATTTTGGCCGGAGGCACTGCTTTAGCTTTTCAGCTGCGACATCGAAGATCTTTTGATTTTGACATTTTCACCAGAGAAAATATTTCCCTTGATTTTAGCAAAAAGATTAAAGAAATTTTTGGCAAAAAAATAGAAATATTTAAAGAATCTGAGACGGAATTGACCTTTTTCACTTCGGCAAAAGTTAAAATTACTTTTTTCCACTACCCATTTAAGCCCCTTTATCCGATTATTAGAACATTTTCAATTCCTATTTTTGATTGGAGAGAAATTGCCGCTGATAAAGCATATACCTTAGGCAGGAGGCCGATTTATAGAGATTATGTTGATTTATTTTTTATAATTAAAAAAGGACATAAATTAAAAAACATTATTTCTGATACTGAGAAAAAATTTAACGTTCTTTTTTCAGAAAAATTATTTTTGGGACAGCTCACTTATTTTGGCGACCTGCAAGATTTTAAAATAGAATTTTTGGGAAAAGAATGTTCTCCAGGAGAAATAAAATCATTTTTAGAAAAAGCAGCCGGGCAGTTCACT encodes the following:
- a CDS encoding nucleotidyl transferase AbiEii/AbiGii toxin family protein; translation: MSVLFINEVLTPTQKAVFAKLLPFKQIGILAGGTALAFQLRHRRSFDFDIFTRENISLDFSKKIKEIFGKKIEIFKESETELTFFTSAKVKITFFHYPFKPLYPIIRTFSIPIFDWREIAADKAYTLGRRPIYRDYVDLFFIIKKGHKLKNIISDTEKKFNVLFSEKLFLGQLTYFGDLQDFKIEFLGKECSPGEIKSFLEKAAGQFTKNITNPKNRA